The nucleotide sequence TTAAAAAATGAGCCTATAAAACAAACCGAAACCGTTGCAATTGGCTGTACCATAAAAGTTAAAGAATAATTTTTGATAAAAACTCTTTCAGATTCATTGAAAGAGTTTTTTTTTAATTTATTTGAATGGTTACCTGATGAATGTGATAACGGTCAAATAATTCTCTGATTTCCTTCATCAAATGTTTTCGATCTTCTAAAATAAGATCTTCTGTTTCAATTTCTAATGTAGCAATATGATTTTGCCCATCCATTGTCCAGATAAACAATTCACGAATAACAGTGACTTCTGGTAAGTTTTCTATTTCTTTGTGAATGGTTTCAATAGCGATTCCTTCCGGAACTGCCTGTAACAAAACTTTAAACGTCTTCCAAAGATTTTTAAAAGCATTATACCCAATAAATAAAGCAATTCCAAGGGTAAGCACTCCGTCAATATAATACCATTGGGTAAAATAAATAATTATTGATCCAACTAAAACTGCGATCCAGCCTAACACATCTTCCAACAAATGCAACATTACGGCGGTACTGTTGGCATCTCTTGTTACGTGAGAATGTGCGTGATGATGTGTAGCTGTCCCGCCTTTTTTAATTTTCAAGAAAGCAAAACCATTGATTGCAATCCCCAAAACCGCCAAACCAAACATTCCGATACTATTCACTTCTTTGACGGAATCAAACGACTGAACAGCGTGAACAATCATCAAAACAGCCCCCGCAAGCAGAATACCCGACATTATAATTGCCGACAACAATGAAAATCGACGATAGCCATAACTAAATGAAGACGATTTAGGTTTTCGGGAAAACTTATCCATATAAACCGCCACTCCAATCGCAACGGCATCCATAAAATCGTGAAAAGCATCAGCGATAATCGCAGTGGAATTGGTAAGAATACCACCAATCAGTTCTATAATCGCAAAAAACAGATTGAGAAAAAATGCCAGCGATAAACCTTTTGACGCTTTGGAAGCTGTATTCATAATAGCAGGAAGTTTCTGTTAAAGGTATTAAATTATCAATACATATAAAAGTCTTATTATATTCTATAAAGTCAAAAGTTATCCGTTAAATAGATTGAATTTTATTAAATTCGTATAAAAACCAAAACAAAGAATTCGCCTAAATATTATGAAAACCCACACGACCAATTATTTTAGTACATTAATTACAGTTGCAGAAGATTGTAAGGCAGAGCGTGGAACCATTCCGCCGGAAAAAGATAAATTGACGATTGCCAATTATCAATTTAATTTATTGGAAAAACAACCTTTTCAATATACTTCTGATGAAATTTTGTTCACAGTTTTTAGTATAAGAAACGATATTTCTGCTTCTGAAACAGCTACCGAAAAAAGAAAATTCTTTTCAAAGAGTCAGCCATGCTTAAGGACTTCGCCTTTGGCAAAAAATTATGGCTGGGGAATTTATTTTAACGAAGAAGGCAAAATAAAACTGATTGATTTTACTTCATACGAATATCAAAAACTGCTGAAAGATGAAAATATTAAAAAAGTTTCGGCAATGAAAAATAAAAAATAGTTTGGTTTTCTTTTAAACCATACTATTTTTAAGATATACAAATACTTGCTTATATTATATTTTGTTCCGTACACCAATCAAGTATATATTCATATAAAGCCTCCATACTTATAGCTGTGTCTTCTTTGTATTTTGCCAATAAAACTTGATTAAATTCCGTAAATTTTGAAAAGCCTCTATTAATTGTCATTGTTTTATTTAGTTTAGGAAGATATTCGTCTATATCTTCTTTTCTATAATTATCATTTAAATACAAACTATAGACGGCAAAAGTCATGTATTCATTAAAGAGTTTATAAGGACTGTTATATGCATTAGTAATAGTTGGTTTTGCCCATACATCCCTATTTGATAAGGCTTTATTTATTTTTCCTAAAAACTTATCTGAAACAGGATTCACATAATTATGGTCAATTTCTGTGAATACTATTCGTGATTCTGCTAATTCATTCTGAATTTCTGAAAGACTTTCATCATAGTCGGCACGGGCAATAAACATAGCTGTTTGTTTAAACCCGTTGCTTTGATAACCTCTTGTAGAATGAGCTCCATAAACTAATGGAGAAAAATAAACAAGGTAAGAACCATAACTAAACCCGAACTTGTTATCCAGCCAAGTCTGCATTTTTTGAATGGGATTTAATTGGTTGTAAGTTTCCAATAAGGTGTTATAATACGATTGATTTTCTTTATAAAACTGGCGAAAGTTAGACACACGAACAAAATCTTCAAATATTTTTACATCTTTCAATGGATTAAAAGAATAATATCCTTTCCCCATTTCTTTTATGTTTCCATCATTTATAATATGTCCGTATTCATCAAAACGAT is from Flavobacterium dauae and encodes:
- a CDS encoding cation diffusion facilitator family transporter → MNTASKASKGLSLAFFLNLFFAIIELIGGILTNSTAIIADAFHDFMDAVAIGVAVYMDKFSRKPKSSSFSYGYRRFSLLSAIIMSGILLAGAVLMIVHAVQSFDSVKEVNSIGMFGLAVLGIAINGFAFLKIKKGGTATHHHAHSHVTRDANSTAVMLHLLEDVLGWIAVLVGSIIIYFTQWYYIDGVLTLGIALFIGYNAFKNLWKTFKVLLQAVPEGIAIETIHKEIENLPEVTVIRELFIWTMDGQNHIATLEIETEDLILEDRKHLMKEIRELFDRYHIHQVTIQIN
- a CDS encoding DUF6157 family protein; protein product: MKTHTTNYFSTLITVAEDCKAERGTIPPEKDKLTIANYQFNLLEKQPFQYTSDEILFTVFSIRNDISASETATEKRKFFSKSQPCLRTSPLAKNYGWGIYFNEEGKIKLIDFTSYEYQKLLKDENIKKVSAMKNKK
- a CDS encoding DUF4932 domain-containing protein, producing MKKLFTLLFACGTMMLHAQQIFKTNNDYLQVRVNNVLQADNWIVGKDINIGAFEAETTKENNTVTYSDGKDSIRFDLKLGQQIDFLILKNNKDTISQQLVGVEPNVNFTQEYIAKYKNKTVVAIPEVSELVNIMMALHPDAEEEGNMFDTSTIYYKKVKEYFDAYINHPALDTIKKYITDINYIKEYDVNLFSRDSYNYYYALKMTACGYRFDEYGHIINDGNIKEMGKGYYSFNPLKDVKIFEDFVRVSNFRQFYKENQSYYNTLLETYNQLNPIQKMQTWLDNKFGFSYGSYLVYFSPLVYGAHSTRGYQSNGFKQTAMFIARADYDESLSEIQNELAESRIVFTEIDHNYVNPVSDKFLGKINKALSNRDVWAKPTITNAYNSPYKLFNEYMTFAVYSLYLNDNYRKEDIDEYLPKLNKTMTINRGFSKFTEFNQVLLAKYKEDTAISMEALYEYILDWCTEQNII